Proteins found in one Streptococcus anginosus subsp. whileyi MAS624 genomic segment:
- a CDS encoding DUF368 domain-containing protein, translating into MISWLIRIFKGIVIALGFILPGVSGGVLATILGIYERMIYFLAHIKENFRENVLYFLPVGIGMVLGIALFSLPVEYLLEHYKIIVLWGFAGAIIGTIPSLLKESTRESDRDRTDVIWFVATFFISGICLYFLNSLVGTLPANFLTFILAGALITLGILVPGLSPSNLLLILGLYSPMLIGFKSLDILGTFLPIGIGGLLALVIFSKSMNYALENYHSQVYHFIIGIVLSSTVLILVPNPENSESIHYANTSIITFVTAAFFFGLGTWLGAWMSQLEEKYK; encoded by the coding sequence ATGATTTCTTGGCTAATCAGAATTTTTAAGGGAATTGTCATCGCGCTAGGATTTATTCTCCCTGGGGTATCTGGTGGAGTTTTAGCCACTATTTTGGGGATTTACGAGCGGATGATTTATTTTTTAGCGCATATAAAAGAGAATTTTCGTGAAAATGTACTTTATTTTTTACCTGTTGGTATTGGAATGGTTTTAGGGATTGCACTATTTTCCCTGCCAGTTGAATATCTCTTAGAGCATTATAAAATCATTGTTTTATGGGGATTTGCAGGAGCGATTATCGGTACGATTCCAAGCTTGCTAAAGGAATCTACCAGAGAATCTGATCGCGACCGAACTGATGTTATTTGGTTCGTAGCCACTTTTTTCATCTCTGGGATTTGCCTTTATTTCCTCAATAGTTTAGTCGGAACGTTACCTGCAAATTTCTTGACTTTTATTTTAGCTGGTGCCCTTATCACACTGGGAATTCTCGTTCCAGGTTTAAGTCCTTCAAATTTGCTCTTGATTTTGGGACTGTATTCCCCGATGCTAATCGGTTTTAAATCTTTAGATATTTTGGGAACCTTTTTACCAATCGGAATTGGCGGTCTCCTCGCACTTGTGATTTTTTCAAAATCCATGAATTATGCTTTGGAAAATTATCATTCTCAAGTGTACCATTTTATCATTGGGATTGTCTTATCTAGTACTGTTCTCATCTTGGTACCAAACCCTGAAAATAGCGAAAGTATTCATTATGCTAATACTTCTATCATCACCTTTGTTACTGCTGCGTTCTTCTTTGGATTAGGAACTTGGCTGGGCGCTTGGATGAGCCAATTGGAGGAAAAGTATAAATAA
- a CDS encoding glycoside hydrolase family 25 protein, with protein sequence MRKRIKPLVVFVFFVSFIAIILGAKHYSENKETKQQKDAITQTSAASQSTDTSDSNEADKAYKPIIDLSGWQLPSDINYDVLAKNVSGAIIRVHSGAQAKKENAATHLNGIDKSYQRHIEEFQKRNIPVAVYAYVAGSNKKEMQKAAESFYKAASKYKPTYYWLDVEEKTMENMNAGVEAFRAKLASLGAKNIGIYVGIYFLEEHSISTKKFTAIWIPTYGYNDGYYNAAPKTDLKYDLHQYTSQGSIGGFAHDVDLNQLSPLKNQTKTFKKLFGNGK encoded by the coding sequence ATGAGAAAGAGGATTAAACCGCTTGTTGTCTTTGTTTTCTTTGTTAGCTTCATTGCGATTATTTTAGGAGCGAAGCATTATTCAGAAAACAAGGAAACTAAACAGCAAAAGGACGCTATTACACAAACATCAGCTGCTTCTCAGTCAACTGATACTTCAGATTCCAATGAAGCAGACAAAGCCTATAAACCAATCATTGACTTGTCCGGCTGGCAATTGCCAAGTGATATTAACTATGACGTACTAGCAAAAAATGTTTCTGGCGCCATTATACGCGTGCATAGCGGAGCACAAGCAAAAAAAGAAAATGCAGCTACACACTTAAACGGAATTGATAAATCCTATCAACGCCACATAGAAGAATTTCAAAAACGAAATATTCCTGTCGCTGTCTATGCTTATGTGGCAGGTAGCAACAAGAAAGAAATGCAAAAAGCTGCCGAAAGTTTTTATAAAGCTGCTTCAAAATACAAACCGACCTACTACTGGCTAGATGTTGAAGAAAAAACTATGGAGAACATGAATGCTGGTGTTGAAGCTTTTCGCGCTAAGTTAGCATCATTGGGTGCTAAGAACATCGGGATTTATGTCGGAATCTATTTCCTTGAAGAACACAGTATCTCAACTAAGAAATTCACAGCTATTTGGATTCCAACTTACGGCTATAATGACGGTTATTACAACGCTGCCCCTAAGACAGACTTAAAATACGATTTACATCAATACACATCACAAGGCTCAATTGGTGGTTTTGCACATGATGTCGATCTTAATCAGCTATCTCCTTTAAAAAATCAGACAAAAACATTTAAAAAATTATTCGGTAATGGAAAATAA
- the ftsW gene encoding cell division peptidoglycan polymerase FtsW — protein MKIDKRHLLNYSILIPYLILSILGLIVVYSTSSATLVQVGANSLRSVLNQGIFWVISLLAIALIYKIKLDFLKDNRLIVIVIFVEILLLILSRFLGARINGAHGWLRFGPISLQPAEYLKIILIWFLAQRFSHQQDEIATYDYQALTRNQLIPRALNDWRILVVVLIGIVAVLPDLGNATILLLTTLIMVTVSGIGYRWFSTLLGILVTLSTAVLAGIWLIGVEKVAKVPVFGYVAKRFSAFFNPFKDLSGAGHQLANSYYAMSNGGWFGLGLGNSIEKRGYLPEAQTDFVFSIVIEEFGFIGASLILALLFFLILRIILVGIRAKDPFNSMMALGVGGMLLTQTFVNIGGISGLIPSTGVTFPFLSQGGNSLLVLSVAIAFVLNIDANEKRESLYREIEETNHGLRIIR, from the coding sequence ATGAAAATTGATAAACGCCACCTGCTGAATTATTCCATTTTGATTCCTTATTTGATTTTATCTATTTTGGGATTGATAGTTGTTTATTCAACGTCAAGTGCCACTTTAGTACAGGTAGGAGCAAATTCGCTCAGATCTGTTTTAAATCAAGGAATTTTCTGGGTAATCAGCTTGCTTGCTATTGCTTTAATTTACAAAATAAAGTTAGATTTCTTAAAAGACAATCGACTGATTGTCATTGTTATTTTTGTGGAAATCTTGCTTTTAATTTTATCTCGCTTCCTTGGTGCCCGAATCAATGGTGCACATGGTTGGTTACGATTTGGTCCGATTAGTCTCCAGCCGGCTGAGTATTTAAAAATTATTCTGATTTGGTTTTTAGCACAGCGGTTTTCTCATCAACAAGATGAAATCGCAACGTATGATTATCAGGCTTTAACACGAAATCAATTGATTCCGCGTGCACTGAACGATTGGCGAATCCTGGTCGTGGTGCTCATTGGGATTGTGGCAGTGCTGCCTGACTTGGGGAATGCGACCATTCTTTTGCTGACGACCTTAATCATGGTAACGGTTAGTGGGATCGGTTATCGCTGGTTTTCAACTCTTCTTGGGATATTGGTCACTCTTTCCACAGCGGTTTTAGCAGGCATCTGGTTGATTGGTGTGGAAAAAGTTGCTAAGGTTCCTGTGTTTGGCTATGTAGCAAAACGATTTAGTGCCTTTTTTAATCCTTTTAAAGATTTATCAGGCGCAGGTCACCAGCTAGCTAATTCCTATTACGCCATGAGCAATGGCGGTTGGTTTGGCTTAGGATTAGGAAATTCTATCGAAAAACGTGGTTATTTGCCAGAAGCACAGACAGACTTCGTCTTTTCCATTGTTATTGAAGAATTTGGATTTATCGGTGCCAGCTTGATTTTAGCCCTCTTGTTTTTCCTTATTTTGCGGATTATCCTTGTGGGAATTCGAGCGAAAGATCCATTTAATTCTATGATGGCTCTTGGTGTCGGTGGAATGTTACTGACACAAACGTTTGTCAATATTGGAGGAATTTCCGGTTTGATTCCTTCGACGGGTGTCACCTTCCCATTCTTATCACAAGGTGGAAATAGTTTGTTAGTATTATCCGTAGCGATTGCTTTTGTTTTAAACATTGATGCCAATGAAAAACGAGAAAGTTTGTATAGAGAAATCGAAGAAACCAATCACGGTTTAAGAATTATTCGCTAA
- the ppc gene encoding phosphoenolpyruvate carboxylase yields MSLQKLENYNNKEVIKEEVTILTDLLEEVTKNMLSPETFEKIIALKELAAAGNYEGLNEIVQSLSNKEMSYISRYFSILPLLINISEDVDLAFEINYQNNVGQDYLGKLSTTIDLVAEKENAAEILEHLNVVPVLTAHPTQVQRTTMLDLTNHIHVLLRKYRDVRMGLLNEQKWHNNLRRYIEIIMRTDMIREKKLKVTNEITNVMEYYNSSFLQAVTNLTEEYKRLAKQHGIDLKNPTPITMGMWIGGDRDGNPYVTAETLKKSALTQCEVIMNYYDTKVANLYREFSLSTGIVKVSEAVQEMAYLSEDNSIYREKELYRRAFYYIQTKLKNTKTYFIDQIKTEPHYHKIEEFKHDLLAIKQSLLENKGEAMISGEFTELLQAVEVFGFYLASIDMRQDSSVHEACVAELLASAGIVEHYSELSEDEKCHVLLNELLYDPRILSATHAKKSALLQKELEIFQTARELKDKLGDAVIKQTIISHATSVSDLLELAVMHKEVGLIDKEFARVQIVPLFETIEDLDNSYDTMKKYLSLPIAQKWIASNNNYQEIMLGYSDSNKDGGYLSSCWTLYKAQQQLTAIGDEFGVKITFFHGRGGTVGRGGGPTYEAITSQPLRSINDRIRLTEQGEVIGNKYGNKDAAYYNLEMLVSATINRMITKKKSDTSTSNRYEHIMDQVVERSYQIYRDLVFGNEHFYDYFFESSPIKAISSFNIGSRPAARKTITEIGGLRAIPWVFSWSQSRVMFPGWYGVGSSFKEFIDENPKENLAFLRKMYKNWPFFQSLLSNVDMVLSKSNMNIAFEYAKLCEDEKVQEIYYTILDEWQLTKNVILAIEDYDELLEENPYLRDSLDYRMRYFNILNYIQLELIKRQRRGELSPDEERLIHVTINGIATGLRNSG; encoded by the coding sequence ATGTCACTTCAAAAATTAGAAAATTACAACAATAAAGAAGTTATCAAAGAAGAAGTTACGATTCTGACGGACTTATTAGAAGAAGTTACAAAAAATATGCTGAGTCCTGAAACCTTTGAAAAAATCATTGCTTTAAAAGAATTAGCAGCAGCTGGAAATTATGAAGGGTTAAATGAGATTGTTCAAAGTCTATCGAACAAGGAAATGTCCTATATTTCTCGTTATTTTTCAATCCTGCCTCTTTTAATCAATATTTCAGAAGATGTGGATTTGGCTTTTGAGATTAACTATCAAAATAATGTGGGGCAAGATTATCTTGGGAAATTATCCACAACGATTGATTTGGTTGCTGAAAAGGAAAACGCTGCTGAAATTTTGGAGCATTTGAATGTGGTTCCTGTTTTAACAGCTCACCCAACTCAAGTGCAACGAACGACTATGTTGGATTTGACCAATCATATTCATGTCTTGTTGCGTAAATACCGCGATGTGCGAATGGGCTTGCTCAATGAGCAAAAATGGCACAATAATCTTCGTCGATATATCGAAATTATCATGCGGACAGATATGATTCGTGAGAAGAAATTAAAAGTGACCAATGAAATCACCAATGTGATGGAATACTACAATAGCTCTTTCTTGCAGGCGGTGACTAATTTAACAGAAGAATACAAGCGCTTAGCCAAACAGCACGGGATTGACCTGAAAAATCCTACCCCTATTACGATGGGAATGTGGATTGGTGGTGACCGAGATGGAAATCCTTATGTTACAGCTGAAACATTGAAAAAATCCGCTTTGACACAATGTGAAGTGATTATGAACTATTACGATACGAAAGTTGCTAATTTGTACCGTGAATTTTCTTTGTCAACAGGTATCGTAAAAGTAAGTGAAGCGGTGCAGGAAATGGCTTATCTGTCAGAAGATAATTCTATTTACCGCGAAAAAGAATTGTATCGTCGAGCCTTCTACTATATTCAAACAAAACTAAAAAATACAAAGACTTACTTTATTGATCAGATAAAAACCGAGCCACATTACCACAAAATTGAAGAATTTAAACATGATTTACTAGCTATCAAGCAGTCTCTTCTTGAAAATAAAGGCGAAGCAATGATTTCTGGTGAGTTTACTGAGTTGCTTCAAGCAGTAGAAGTATTCGGTTTTTACCTTGCTTCCATTGATATGCGTCAAGATTCCAGTGTTCATGAAGCCTGCGTTGCAGAGTTATTAGCGAGCGCAGGAATTGTGGAGCATTATAGCGAGCTTTCTGAAGACGAAAAATGTCACGTTCTGCTAAATGAACTTCTCTATGATCCGCGGATTCTCTCTGCAACACATGCTAAAAAATCTGCCCTTTTACAAAAAGAATTAGAGATTTTTCAAACGGCGCGTGAGTTGAAAGACAAGCTAGGAGATGCGGTTATTAAGCAAACCATTATTTCTCATGCTACGAGCGTGTCTGACCTTTTAGAGTTGGCTGTTATGCACAAGGAAGTTGGTCTCATTGACAAAGAATTTGCGCGTGTACAGATTGTGCCGCTCTTTGAAACCATTGAAGACTTGGATAATTCCTATGACACGATGAAGAAATACTTATCTCTTCCAATCGCTCAGAAATGGATTGCCTCTAATAACAACTATCAAGAAATCATGCTGGGCTATTCAGACAGCAATAAAGACGGTGGTTACTTATCATCCTGCTGGACTCTTTATAAAGCGCAACAGCAATTGACTGCTATCGGAGATGAATTTGGTGTGAAAATCACCTTTTTCCACGGTCGTGGTGGAACGGTTGGTCGTGGTGGCGGACCTACTTATGAAGCCATTACCTCTCAGCCTCTCCGTAGTATCAATGACCGGATTCGCTTGACAGAGCAAGGAGAAGTCATTGGCAATAAATACGGAAATAAAGACGCTGCGTACTACAATTTAGAAATGCTGGTGTCGGCAACGATTAACCGTATGATTACCAAGAAAAAGAGCGATACTAGCACATCTAACCGCTATGAGCATATTATGGATCAGGTAGTAGAACGAAGCTATCAAATTTATCGTGATTTGGTTTTTGGCAATGAGCATTTTTATGATTATTTCTTTGAATCAAGTCCGATCAAAGCTATTTCCAGCTTTAATATTGGTTCGCGACCGGCTGCGCGTAAAACAATTACCGAAATCGGTGGCTTGCGTGCCATTCCGTGGGTCTTTTCATGGTCCCAAAGTCGAGTGATGTTTCCTGGTTGGTATGGTGTTGGATCCAGCTTTAAAGAATTTATTGATGAAAATCCAAAAGAAAATCTAGCTTTCTTAAGAAAGATGTATAAAAACTGGCCTTTCTTCCAATCGCTTTTGTCCAATGTGGACATGGTGCTGTCTAAGTCGAATATGAATATCGCCTTTGAATATGCAAAACTATGCGAAGATGAAAAAGTTCAAGAAATCTATTACACAATCTTAGATGAGTGGCAGTTGACCAAGAATGTCATTCTTGCTATTGAAGATTATGATGAACTGTTAGAGGAAAATCCATACTTGCGAGACAGTTTGGATTACCGCATGCGTTATTTTAATATCTTGAATTATATTCAGCTAGAACTCATCAAACGCCAACGCCGTGGGGAGTTATCTCCTGACGAAGAAAGGTTGATTCACGTCACAATCAATGGAATTGCGACTGGACTGAGAAATTCAGGCTGA
- a CDS encoding RNA polymerase sigma factor: protein MITFAKEIVYYLQGSGVPKEQAEDVVQDVFIKMLESDFVIPAQKMRAWMYRVSIHRYIDKYRRDKHYMEILRRDFFTKENQLIVEGADYDFLMEEVEKLPTQDKIMLDLYYFQGFSTGEIAEVLHYSKSKVKVQLMRSRKKLRQVLEKKGYHHGNF from the coding sequence TTGATTACCTTTGCGAAAGAAATCGTCTATTATCTGCAAGGCTCAGGCGTTCCAAAAGAGCAAGCAGAAGATGTTGTTCAGGATGTTTTTATCAAAATGCTAGAGTCTGATTTTGTCATCCCTGCTCAAAAAATGCGAGCTTGGATGTATCGTGTGTCTATTCACCGCTATATTGACAAATACCGGCGTGATAAGCATTATATGGAAATCCTGCGGCGAGATTTTTTTACAAAGGAAAATCAATTGATTGTTGAAGGAGCAGATTATGACTTTCTCATGGAGGAAGTAGAAAAGTTGCCAACACAGGATAAAATCATGTTGGATCTTTATTATTTTCAAGGGTTCTCAACAGGCGAAATAGCAGAAGTGCTTCATTATTCTAAAAGCAAGGTCAAGGTTCAGCTCATGCGCAGTCGAAAGAAACTTCGACAGGTTTTGGAAAAGAAAGGATATCATCATGGAAACTTTTGA
- a CDS encoding anti sigma factor C-terminal domain-containing protein produces METFEIVAKKNKKRMIKRIILWSTTVVVVFFGIYIAARMITGKLISDQAWKVVNEVQLVENVAFPNIETYTWSANGGDMLHGGIKGRQAKDIYGIPLDYGEYKTDFGIFNINRGTLFHANSGRYTESGATIQIENNQKVPQFYNKNVKEEKGEPVHEPTQELPYIKEMKNQLVEVALTFDKPYSLKEIRAMIPKNLKTNWYWIGTNSTGDPSWWQPSNLYGTSPDYLTKKEYVHKKEAEEAIKNLKEGERLSNRLAQMKDVDGFLLNLKKYIKSGFGKSSYNNATPSDDIKTYLKKFGKLDLSKKEDLEKLEFSGVILTGKAENFAQLEGKEWIYASSIGASTPNQPYYKLDKE; encoded by the coding sequence ATGGAAACTTTTGAAATCGTTGCAAAGAAAAACAAAAAAAGGATGATTAAGCGGATTATCCTCTGGTCAACAACAGTAGTGGTAGTATTTTTTGGAATATATATTGCCGCTCGTATGATTACAGGAAAACTCATCAGCGACCAAGCTTGGAAGGTTGTCAATGAGGTACAGCTAGTTGAAAACGTCGCTTTTCCTAATATTGAAACGTATACCTGGTCTGCTAATGGTGGGGACATGCTCCATGGTGGTATTAAAGGTAGACAAGCCAAAGATATTTATGGGATTCCGCTAGACTATGGTGAATACAAGACAGATTTTGGAATTTTTAATATCAATCGAGGAACTCTTTTTCATGCAAATTCTGGAAGATATACGGAATCTGGGGCAACTATTCAAATAGAAAACAATCAAAAAGTGCCACAATTCTACAATAAAAATGTGAAAGAGGAGAAAGGAGAACCTGTTCATGAACCAACCCAAGAACTTCCTTATATCAAAGAAATGAAAAATCAACTGGTAGAAGTGGCTCTGACTTTTGATAAACCATATAGTTTAAAAGAAATTCGAGCAATGATTCCTAAGAATCTTAAAACCAATTGGTATTGGATTGGTACAAATTCAACAGGTGATCCAAGTTGGTGGCAACCAAGTAATCTATACGGCACGAGTCCAGATTATCTAACGAAAAAAGAATATGTTCACAAAAAGGAAGCAGAAGAAGCTATTAAAAATCTCAAAGAAGGAGAGAGACTGAGTAACAGACTTGCCCAAATGAAAGATGTAGATGGATTCTTGCTTAATCTGAAGAAATATATTAAAAGTGGATTTGGAAAAAGTAGCTACAATAATGCAACTCCGTCAGATGACATTAAAACCTACTTGAAAAAATTTGGTAAGCTAGACTTGTCTAAGAAAGAAGACCTAGAAAAATTAGAATTCTCAGGCGTTATCCTAACAGGAAAAGCTGAAAATTTTGCTCAGTTGGAAGGTAAGGAGTGGATTTACGCATCAAGTATTGGGGCTTCTACACCAAATCAACCATACTACAAGTTGGACAAAGAATAA
- the tuf gene encoding elongation factor Tu, which translates to MAKEKYDRSKPHVNIGTIGHVDHGKTTLTAAITTVLARRLPSSVNQPKDYSSIDAAPEERERGITINTAHVEYETAKRHYAHIDAPGHADYVKNMITGAAQMDGAILVVASTDGPMPQTREHILLSRQVGVKYLIVFMNKVDLVDDEELLELVEMEIRDLLSEYDFPGDEIPVIQGSALKALEGDEKYEDIIMELMDTVDEYIPEPERDTDKPLLLPVEDVFSITGRGTVASGRIDRGTVKVNDEVEIVGIRDEIQKAVVTGVEMFRKQLDEGLAGDNVGVLLRGIQRDEIERGQVLAKPGSIHPHTKFKGEVYILTKEEGGRHTPFFNNYRPQFYFRTTDVTGSIELPAGTEMVMPGDNVTIDVELIHPIAVEQGTTFSIREGGRTVGSGMVTEIEA; encoded by the coding sequence ATGGCAAAAGAAAAATACGATCGTAGTAAACCACACGTTAACATCGGTACAATTGGACACGTTGACCATGGTAAAACTACCCTAACTGCAGCTATCACGACTGTACTTGCACGTCGTCTTCCAAGTTCAGTTAACCAACCAAAAGATTACTCATCTATTGATGCTGCTCCAGAAGAACGCGAACGCGGAATCACTATCAACACTGCACACGTTGAATACGAAACTGCTAAACGTCACTATGCTCACATCGACGCTCCAGGACACGCAGACTACGTTAAAAACATGATCACTGGTGCTGCTCAAATGGATGGAGCTATCCTTGTAGTAGCTTCAACTGACGGACCAATGCCTCAAACTCGTGAACACATTCTTCTTTCACGCCAAGTAGGTGTTAAATACCTTATCGTCTTCATGAATAAAGTTGACTTGGTTGACGATGAAGAATTGCTTGAATTGGTTGAAATGGAAATCCGTGACCTTCTTTCAGAATACGATTTCCCAGGTGATGAAATCCCAGTTATCCAAGGTTCAGCTCTTAAAGCTCTTGAAGGTGATGAAAAATATGAAGACATCATCATGGAATTGATGGATACTGTTGATGAATACATTCCAGAACCAGAACGTGACACTGACAAACCATTGCTTCTTCCAGTCGAAGATGTATTCTCAATTACTGGACGTGGTACTGTTGCTTCAGGACGTATCGACCGTGGTACTGTTAAAGTCAACGACGAAGTTGAAATCGTTGGTATCCGTGACGAAATCCAAAAAGCAGTTGTTACTGGTGTTGAAATGTTCCGTAAACAATTGGACGAAGGTCTTGCTGGAGATAACGTAGGGGTTCTTCTTCGTGGTATCCAACGTGACGAAATCGAACGTGGACAAGTTCTTGCTAAACCAGGTTCAATTCATCCACATACTAAGTTCAAAGGTGAAGTTTACATCCTTACTAAAGAAGAAGGTGGACGTCATACTCCATTCTTCAACAACTACCGTCCTCAATTCTACTTCCGTACTACAGACGTTACAGGTTCAATCGAACTTCCTGCAGGTACTGAAATGGTAATGCCTGGTGATAACGTAACAATTGATGTTGAGTTGATCCACCCAATTGCCGTAGAACAAGGAACTACATTCTCTATCCGTGAAGGTGGACGTACTGTAGGTTCAGGTATGGTTACAGAAATCGAAGCTTAA
- the tpiA gene encoding triose-phosphate isomerase translates to MSRKPFIAGNWKMNKNPEEAKAFVEAVASKLPSSELVEAGIAAPALDLTTVLAAAKGSNLKVAAQNTYFEDAGAFTGENSPKVLSEMGLDYVVIGHSERRDYFHETDEDINKKAHAIFRNGLLPIICCGESLETYEDGKAVEFVGAQVSAALKGLTAEQVSSLVIAYEPIWAIGTGKSATQDDAQKMCKAVRDVVAADFGQEVADKVRVQYGGSVKPNNVAEYMACPDVDGALVGGASLEAESFLALLDFVK, encoded by the coding sequence ATGTCACGTAAACCGTTTATCGCTGGCAACTGGAAAATGAACAAAAATCCAGAAGAAGCTAAAGCATTTGTTGAAGCAGTAGCTTCTAAATTGCCTTCATCAGAACTTGTTGAAGCTGGTATCGCAGCTCCTGCACTTGATTTGACGACAGTTCTTGCTGCAGCAAAAGGTTCAAATCTTAAAGTTGCTGCACAAAATACTTATTTTGAAGACGCTGGTGCATTTACTGGTGAAAATAGTCCCAAAGTTCTTTCTGAAATGGGTCTTGATTATGTTGTAATTGGTCACTCTGAACGTCGTGACTATTTCCATGAAACAGACGAAGATATCAACAAGAAAGCTCATGCTATCTTCCGCAACGGTCTTCTTCCAATCATCTGCTGTGGTGAATCTCTTGAAACTTACGAAGATGGTAAAGCAGTGGAATTTGTAGGTGCTCAAGTATCTGCAGCCCTTAAAGGATTGACAGCAGAACAAGTGTCTTCTCTTGTCATTGCTTACGAACCAATCTGGGCTATCGGTACTGGTAAATCAGCTACTCAAGACGATGCTCAAAAAATGTGTAAAGCAGTTCGTGATGTTGTAGCAGCTGACTTTGGTCAAGAAGTGGCTGACAAAGTACGTGTACAATACGGCGGCTCAGTAAAACCGAACAATGTAGCTGAATACATGGCATGTCCAGATGTTGACGGTGCCCTTGTTGGTGGAGCATCACTTGAAGCAGAAAGTTTCCTTGCATTGTTGGACTTTGTAAAATAG
- the mnmE gene encoding tRNA uridine-5-carboxymethylaminomethyl(34) synthesis GTPase MnmE, whose translation MITKEFDTIAAISTPLGEGAIGIVRLSGTDSFAIAQKIFKGKDLSTVASHTLNYGHIIDPEKNEILDEVMIGAMRSPKTFTREDVIEINTHGGIAVTNEILQLAIREGARMAEPGEFTKRAFLNGRVDLTQAEAIMDIIRAKTDKAMNIAVKQLDGSLSDLINNTRLEILNTLAQVEVNIDYPEYDDVEEMTTKLLREKTAEFEKLLSQLLKIARRGKILREGISTAIIGRPNVGKSSLLNNLLHEDKAIVTDIAGTTRDVIEEYVNINGVPLKLIDTAGIRDTDDIVEQIGVERSKKALQDADLVLLVLNASEPLTEQDRKLLEISQDTNRILLLNKTDLEEKIEVDQLPDNFIKISVLQNQNIDKIEERINQLFFENAGIVEQDATYLSNARHISLIEKAVESLHAVNEGLDLGMPVDLVQVDLTRTWEILGEITGDAAPDELISQLFSQFCLGK comes from the coding sequence ATGATAACCAAAGAATTTGATACGATTGCTGCCATTTCCACTCCTCTTGGTGAAGGAGCTATCGGCATTGTTAGACTGAGCGGGACGGACAGCTTTGCCATTGCTCAAAAAATCTTCAAAGGAAAAGATTTAAGTACGGTTGCCAGTCACACACTAAATTATGGGCATATTATTGACCCAGAAAAAAACGAAATTTTAGATGAAGTTATGATTGGAGCTATGCGTTCTCCTAAAACCTTCACACGTGAAGACGTGATTGAGATTAACACCCACGGAGGGATTGCTGTGACCAACGAAATTCTCCAATTAGCCATTCGAGAAGGAGCTAGAATGGCAGAACCTGGTGAATTTACTAAGCGCGCCTTTCTCAATGGACGCGTGGATTTGACGCAAGCAGAGGCTATTATGGACATTATTCGGGCAAAAACGGACAAAGCCATGAATATCGCCGTCAAGCAACTGGACGGCTCTCTATCCGACCTCATTAACAATACACGTCTGGAAATTCTTAACACACTGGCTCAAGTTGAGGTCAATATTGACTATCCAGAATACGACGATGTTGAGGAAATGACCACCAAACTGTTGCGTGAAAAAACAGCTGAATTTGAAAAACTTCTGTCTCAACTTTTAAAAATAGCTCGCCGCGGTAAGATTCTGCGCGAAGGAATTTCGACTGCTATTATTGGTCGCCCAAATGTTGGCAAATCTAGTCTCCTTAACAACCTGCTCCACGAGGACAAGGCAATTGTAACGGACATCGCTGGAACCACTCGCGATGTCATTGAAGAATATGTCAACATCAATGGGGTACCACTCAAGTTGATTGACACTGCGGGTATTCGTGATACAGATGATATTGTCGAACAAATCGGAGTAGAGCGTTCCAAAAAAGCGCTCCAAGATGCTGACCTTGTACTTCTTGTGTTAAATGCTAGTGAGCCATTGACAGAACAAGACCGCAAACTTCTAGAAATCAGTCAAGACACCAACCGTATCTTGTTGCTCAATAAAACCGACTTAGAAGAAAAGATTGAAGTTGACCAGCTTCCCGATAACTTCATCAAGATTTCTGTTCTTCAAAATCAAAATATTGATAAAATCGAAGAACGAATCAACCAACTTTTCTTTGAAAATGCAGGCATTGTAGAACAAGATGCTACTTATCTCTCTAACGCTCGTCATATTTCTCTAATTGAAAAAGCTGTTGAAAGTCTCCACGCTGTCAATGAAGGACTGGATCTAGGAATGCCTGTTGACTTAGTCCAAGTGGATCTCACCCGAACATGGGAAATCCTTGGTGAAATCACAGGTGATGCCGCTCCTGATGAACTCATTAGCCAACTTTTCAGCCAATTTTGTTTGGGAAAATAA